CCATAAATAAATTAATAAAAAAAATTAACAATATAAAAAATATATTACAATATGATAAAAAAAAAAAAAGAATAATAGAAATAAAAAACATTTTACACTCTATCTCTTTACAAGAAAATAAAAAAAATATTAAAAAAATAAAACAAGAAAAGTCAAAAATAAAAAAAATTCTTACAGAAATTAAATCTTGTTCAATAAATATACAAAATATTAATCAACTCATACAATTATCTATCCAATTACAAGATACTAGTGTAGTACAAGATATTAATTTAGAAATAAAAAAAATAAAAAAACAATTAAAAAAAATAGAAATATATAATTTATTAAAAAAAAAATATGATTATTGTAATTGCTATCTTGATATACAATCTGGATCAGGAGGTATAGATGCTCAAGATTGGTCTAAAATACTACTTAGAATGTATTTAAAATGGACCGATAAAAAAGGATTTAAAACAGAAATAATACAAAAAACACCAGGAGAAACGGCGGGAATTAAATATGCTACTATTAAAATCATTGGAAAATATGCATTTGGATGGTTAAGAACTGAAACAGGAATTCATAGGTTAATTCGAAAAAGTCCATTCAATTCTGGAAACAGAAGGCATACATCATTTAGTTCTGTATTTGTATATCCAGAAATAAATAACAAAATAAAAATAAAAATTCAACCATCAGATTTAAGAATAGATGTATATAGAGCATCAGGTTGTGGAGGACAACATGTAAATAGAACAGAATCTGCTGTACGTATTACTCATATACCAACATCAACAGTAACACAATGCCAGAACGAAAGATCTCAACACCAAAATAAAGAACAAGCAATGAAACAAATGAAACTAAAATTATATAAAATAGAAATGCAAAAAAAGAATGATATCAAACAACATATAGAAAATACCAAATCAACTATAGGTTGGGGGAATCAAATTAGATCTTATGTACTAGATAATTCGAGAGTTAAAGATTTAAGAACAGGGATAGAAAGTAGAAATATACAATCTGTACTAAACGGAAATCTAGATTCTTTTATTGAAAAAAGTTTACAAATAGGATTATAAAAATTATATGTATGTATGTAAAAAAAATATTGATAAAAAAAACAATATCAATTATGAACACGAATACGAAATTAGAAAAAAAAAACTCAACAAAATTAAAAAAAACGGATTTAACTTTCCAAATAATTTTAAACCTAATATTAATATATCATCTATTAATAAAAAATATTCTAATAAAACAAATACACAATTAACAAAAATTAACATTACAGTACAAATTGCTGGTCGTATCATGAAACAGCGTATTATGGGTAAAGCTTCTTTTATAACTATCCAAGATATGCAAGGAGAAATCCAAATATATATATCAGAAAAAAAAATATCTTTTAATTTTTATCATCAACAATTTAAAAAATGGGATATAGGAGATATTATATCTGTTTATGGAAAAATTTTTAAAACAAAAACAGGTCAACTTTCTATTTATTGTTATAAAACAAATTTATTATCAAAATCTATACAACCATTTCCAGATAAATTCCATGGTTTAATTAATAAAGAGATACGATACAGAAAAAGATATCTAGATTTATTATTTAATAAAAATACCATTAATAATTTTATTAAAAGATCCAATATATTAATGATTATTCGCGAATTTATGAATAAAAATCAATTTTTAGAAGTTGAAACACCCATGTTACAAAGTATACCAGGAGGAGCAAAAGCAGAACCATTTATTACACATCACAAGACTTTAAATATAACAATGTATTTAAGAATTGCTCCAGAATTATATTTAAAAAAATTAATAATTGGTGGATTTGAAAAAATATATGAAATAAATCGTAACTTTAGAAATGAAGGTATATCTTTCAAACATAACCCAGAATTTACTATGATGGAATTATACATGGTATATTCTGACTACCATGATTTAATGGAATTTATCAAACATTTACTAAAATATATAGTATATAAAATACATGGGGTATACACAATTGAGTATCAAAATCATCCATTACAATTCTGTAAACCGTTTCAAAAATTTACAATCATAGAAGCAATTTTACATTATAATAAATATATTAAAAAAGAAGATTTACAAAATATAAAAAAAATAAAAAAAATTGCTCATTTAAATAATATTACAATTAAAAAATCATGGTCTATTGAAAAAATTATAACTAAAATTTTTACAACAACTACAGAAAACAAATTAATACAACCTACTTTTATTACCGAATATCCAATTGAAGTATCTCCATTATCGAAACGAAATAATACTCAAAACAATTTAGCTGACCGATTCGAATTTTTTATGGGTGGTATGGAAATAGCAAATGGATTTTCAGAGTTAAATGATTATCAAGATCAAAAAGAAAGATTTTTACAACAAGCACTAAAAGAAAAAAATAGAAATGATAAAAAAAATTTTTATGACCAAGAATATATTACAGCATTAGAATATGGAATGCCACCAACTGCAGGTTTAGGAATTGGAATTGATAGACTAGTAATGATTTTAACCAATCAAACTAATATACGTGATATTATACTATTCCCTACGCTAAAACCAAATAATAAATAAAAACATAATAGAGTATCAATATGTTGCATATATCAAAAAAAAATATATCTCTTAATCCAAAAAATATATTATCAATAATAAAAAAATATAATACACCAATTTGGTTGT
The sequence above is drawn from the Buchnera aphidicola (Pterocallis alni) genome and encodes:
- the prfB gene encoding peptide chain release factor 2 — protein: MVNTMHMFPETINKLIKKINNIKNILQYDKKKKRIIEIKNILHSISLQENKKNIKKIKQEKSKIKKILTEIKSCSINIQNINQLIQLSIQLQDTSVVQDINLEIKKIKKQLKKIEIYNLLKKKYDYCNCYLDIQSGSGGIDAQDWSKILLRMYLKWTDKKGFKTEIIQKTPGETAGIKYATIKIIGKYAFGWLRTETGIHRLIRKSPFNSGNRRHTSFSSVFVYPEINNKIKIKIQPSDLRIDVYRASGCGGQHVNRTESAVRITHIPTSTVTQCQNERSQHQNKEQAMKQMKLKLYKIEMQKKNDIKQHIENTKSTIGWGNQIRSYVLDNSRVKDLRTGIESRNIQSVLNGNLDSFIEKSLQIGL
- the lysS gene encoding lysine--tRNA ligase → MYVCKKNIDKKNNINYEHEYEIRKKKLNKIKKNGFNFPNNFKPNINISSINKKYSNKTNTQLTKINITVQIAGRIMKQRIMGKASFITIQDMQGEIQIYISEKKISFNFYHQQFKKWDIGDIISVYGKIFKTKTGQLSIYCYKTNLLSKSIQPFPDKFHGLINKEIRYRKRYLDLLFNKNTINNFIKRSNILMIIREFMNKNQFLEVETPMLQSIPGGAKAEPFITHHKTLNITMYLRIAPELYLKKLIIGGFEKIYEINRNFRNEGISFKHNPEFTMMELYMVYSDYHDLMEFIKHLLKYIVYKIHGVYTIEYQNHPLQFCKPFQKFTIIEAILHYNKYIKKEDLQNIKKIKKIAHLNNITIKKSWSIEKIITKIFTTTTENKLIQPTFITEYPIEVSPLSKRNNTQNNLADRFEFFMGGMEIANGFSELNDYQDQKERFLQQALKEKNRNDKKNFYDQEYITALEYGMPPTAGLGIGIDRLVMILTNQTNIRDIILFPTLKPNNK